The window CATACAAATGCTATCTACTGGCGTTGTTGATGGTTTTATTCTATCCGCTGCCGAAGAAACAGAAACGAAAAAAGACTATAGTCATTTTAGTTCGTGTATTGAAAAAGAAATCCCCTTAGTCATGTTTGACCGCGTTGTAGAGGATATAGATTGCGATAAGGTAATTACTAACGATTTTATGGCCTCTGTAAATGCTGTTAATTACTTCAAAAACAAAGGCTGTAAAAAAATAGCTTTTGTTGGCGCCAACATGGACCTAAGTATTGGCAAACTAAGACATGAAGGCTACTTAGCTGGTTTAAAAAATAACAACCTTGAAAAGGATAACAATATCATTATTACGACACATGAAATGTATTATAAAAATCATGAAACAGTAGTAAAACCTTTATTCGATCATACATTTGATGCCTTAATTGCCTCAAATGAGTCTGTGGCAATTGCAGCTTTAAAAATAGCGCAAGACAAAGGTATAAAAATACCGCAAGATGTATCTGTTCTAGCTTTTTCTAACGGAATTTTAGCGAGACATTCAAACCCAAGATTAACCACTATTAGTCAACATGGTGAAATTATAGGAGAAAAAGCAGCCACTTTGCTAATAAATAAACTTGAAAACAAAATTACCACCACCACAACAGAAACGGTTGAGACCGATATAGTGGTAAGGGATTCTTCTAAGTAAACGTTTGAAAACAAAAAACCTTCAACTTATAAAGGTTGAAGGTTGTTAAGTACTCAAGGCGGGAATCGAACCCGCACTCCGAAGAATCGGATTTTGAATCCGACGCGTCTACCAATTCCGCCACTTGAGCAATTTTGATTTTACAAAAATAAATATATTTTGGACAAATCCTTTAAAAATCGCCTCTAATATCATCTAAACATGAAAAATTATAGTAAATTTGCACCTCATTAAAAATAACGTAGCGTAAAAACCTACCTAACAACAGATTAACAATGCCAAATACAAAGCCAGAAGCTAAAATATTTTCAATAACGCAAAGTAAAGCTTTAGCAAAGAAAATTGCTGCTGCTTACGGGTCTGATTTAGGTAAAGTAATTACTTCGACTTATAGTGATGGAGAATTTCAACCATCATATGAAGAATCTATTAGAGGAGCACGTATTTTCATAATTGGATCAACTAATCCAAGTTCTGAAAATTTAATGGAAATGTTGTTAATGATTGATGCTGCAAAACGCGCATCCGCACGACACATTACTGCTGTATTACCTTACTTTGGTTGGGCTAGACAAGACCGCAAAGACAAACCTAGAGTACCTATTGCTGCAAAATTAGTAGCTAAAATGTTGGAAACAGCTGGAGCGACTAGAATTGTAACCATGGATTTGCATGCTGATCAAATACAAGGTTTTTTCGAAAAGCCTGTTGATCATTTATTTGCCTCAACGATCTTTTTACCATACTTAAAAGAGTTAAATCTTGACAACCTAACAATTGCTTCTCCTGATATGGGAGGATCAAAACGTGCGTATGCCTATTCAAAAGCATTAGAAAGTGATGTCGTGATATGTTACAAACAACGTGCTAAAGCCAATGTTATTTCTCACATGGAATTAATTGGAGATGTAACAGGTAAAAATGTGGTTTTAGTTGATGATATGGTGGACACCGCTGGAACATTAACAAAGGCAGCTGATTTAATGATGGAACGTGGCGCACTTAGTGTAAGAGCGATCTGCACACATCCAATTTTATCAGGAGATGCTTATCAGCGTATAGAGGACTCTAAATTAGAAGAACTAATAGTTACGGACTCTATTCCACTTAGACAAGAAAGCAAAAAAATTAAAGTACTAAGTTGTGCCGATTTATTTGCAGAGGTCATGCAAAACGTACATTATAATAAGTCTATTAGCTCTAAGTTTTTAATGTAAACTTAGTTAGCAAAATAAAATTAGAATTCAAATAATTAAATATAAATAAAAATGAAGTCAATTACAATCAACGGATCCAAAAGAGAAAGCGTGGGCAAAAAAGTAACACAAGCCTTACGTAATGCTGGTCAGGTTCCTTGCGTATTATACGGAGGAGACAACCAAGTGCATTTCTCAGCAGCAGAATTAGCCTTCTCAAAACTTGTATACACACCAAATGCGCATACAGTTGTTATTGAGTTAGAAAGTGGTGAAAAATTTGATGCTATCTTACAAGATATCCAATTTCACCCTGTAACAGATAGAATCTTACACGTAGATTTCTACCAAACATTTGCTGACAAAGAAGTAACAATGGATATTCCATTAAACTTTATCGGAAACCCTCGTGGTGTTAGAAATGGTGGTGTTTTACGTAAAAACACACGTAGCTTAAGAGTTAAAGCTGTACCAGGAAACTTACCTGATTTTATAGATGCAAATATTGAAGACCTTAAGATTGGTAACAAACTTTACATTACCGCTTTAGCTAGCGACAATTTTACTTTCATGCACCCTGACAACACGGTTGTATGTTTAGTAAGACGTTCTAGAGCTGCTATTACAGTTGACGAAGATGATGAAGAAGCAGAAGGTGCAGATGCAGCAGAAGCGACTCAAGAATAATATCTTTATTCAAATAATAAAAAAAAGCATTCTGTTAATTCAGGATGCTTTTTTATTTTTACAAAAAAAATAAACACACATTATGTTTGATTGGATTATTAACTTTTTTAAAATTAATAAGGCGGTCACTATTGAAGAACAAGACCCTATGAAAAAATTTCTAATTGTTGGCTTAGGAAATATTGGAACAAAGTATGACCATACACGTCATAACATAGGCTTTAAAATATTGGACTTTTTAGCCGAAAAAGAGGACATAACCTTCGAAACTCAAAAACTAGGAGACATTGCTACTTTTAGGTTTAAAGGACGCACATTTATACTTCTTAAACCCAGCACTTATATGAATTTAAGCGGGAAGGCTATATTATATTGGTTAACTAAAGAAAAAATTCCATTAGAAAACCTACTTGTCATTACAGATGACTTAAATCTACCTTTTGGAAGCTTAAGAATAAAAACAAAAGGAAGTGATGGTGGTCATAATGGCTTAAAAGACACTCAAGACAAATTAAACACCAATAAATACAATCGTTTTAGATTTGGAATTAGTGATGCCTTTAGCACAGGAAGACAAGTGGACTACGTATTGGGAGAATGGGAAGCCGAAGAAAACAAAAAACTACCAGAACGCTTAGAAAAAGCAGCAGAAGTTATAAAATCGTTCGGAACAGCAGGCATAAATAATACCATGAATACTTATAATGGTAAATAAAAAAAAGGAAGCTAAAATAGCTTCCTTTTTTATTATATAATAAACACTCTTCTATCTAACTAATATTTTTTTTGTTATTGTAGATTTTTCATCTGTTACCTTTAATAAATATAATCCAGAGTCTACATTATCTAACTTGATTGTTTGATTAAAGTCATTTGAATTTTCAAAAGAATTCGTGTAAACACGTCTACCTCTTATATCATAAACCATTACATCTAAAATGGTCTCCAAACTATTACCCTTCGATTGAATAACAAATACTCCTTCATTAGGATTAGGATACACGTTAAACACTCCAAATTCACCTACAGGTAAATTCAACACATTTATACTATAATCCTCAACCTCGCCATCATAACCATCCTCACAAGAA is drawn from Psychroserpens sp. NJDZ02 and contains these coding sequences:
- a CDS encoding LacI family DNA-binding transcriptional regulator; this encodes MKKITLKDIAIHFSVSISTVSKALNDSPEISKATAEDIKAYAKEINYTPNFNALSLKNQRTKTIGIIIPNMLNYYFAQVLKGIEKIATQKGYKIITCISNESLQKEIETIQMLSTGVVDGFILSAAEETETKKDYSHFSSCIEKEIPLVMFDRVVEDIDCDKVITNDFMASVNAVNYFKNKGCKKIAFVGANMDLSIGKLRHEGYLAGLKNNNLEKDNNIIITTHEMYYKNHETVVKPLFDHTFDALIASNESVAIAALKIAQDKGIKIPQDVSVLAFSNGILARHSNPRLTTISQHGEIIGEKAATLLINKLENKITTTTTETVETDIVVRDSSK
- a CDS encoding ribose-phosphate pyrophosphokinase codes for the protein MPNTKPEAKIFSITQSKALAKKIAAAYGSDLGKVITSTYSDGEFQPSYEESIRGARIFIIGSTNPSSENLMEMLLMIDAAKRASARHITAVLPYFGWARQDRKDKPRVPIAAKLVAKMLETAGATRIVTMDLHADQIQGFFEKPVDHLFASTIFLPYLKELNLDNLTIASPDMGGSKRAYAYSKALESDVVICYKQRAKANVISHMELIGDVTGKNVVLVDDMVDTAGTLTKAADLMMERGALSVRAICTHPILSGDAYQRIEDSKLEELIVTDSIPLRQESKKIKVLSCADLFAEVMQNVHYNKSISSKFLM
- a CDS encoding 50S ribosomal protein L25/general stress protein Ctc, which gives rise to MKSITINGSKRESVGKKVTQALRNAGQVPCVLYGGDNQVHFSAAELAFSKLVYTPNAHTVVIELESGEKFDAILQDIQFHPVTDRILHVDFYQTFADKEVTMDIPLNFIGNPRGVRNGGVLRKNTRSLRVKAVPGNLPDFIDANIEDLKIGNKLYITALASDNFTFMHPDNTVVCLVRRSRAAITVDEDDEEAEGADAAEATQE
- the pth gene encoding aminoacyl-tRNA hydrolase, which encodes MKKFLIVGLGNIGTKYDHTRHNIGFKILDFLAEKEDITFETQKLGDIATFRFKGRTFILLKPSTYMNLSGKAILYWLTKEKIPLENLLVITDDLNLPFGSLRIKTKGSDGGHNGLKDTQDKLNTNKYNRFRFGISDAFSTGRQVDYVLGEWEAEENKKLPERLEKAAEVIKSFGTAGINNTMNTYNGK